Proteins co-encoded in one Gossypium arboreum isolate Shixiya-1 chromosome 11, ASM2569848v2, whole genome shotgun sequence genomic window:
- the LOC108471361 gene encoding uncharacterized protein LOC108471361 — protein sequence MEKLIDLELIELHKTNLRRTMNEIQDRASSVLLLNLQWKEMEEVLDSVQSSVEERLKEVISKEGEIKEGANKIERKEKLVKEQFETLKVKAEELGRQFRDLEAGKKCYEERLREVELAQKQLEEKQQEFVLKQKVFCMRCMDFELEKKEVERHRKYLELSVKRSEEQREEVKLMKELVKDMLEEVRLKEKDLEKCLSEYELKEEQFRLKEKSFEQRCMDFELQEKAMEERRRVSLTDSETETEDAVGPTVKAGESKGKEEEPVSKTDKVSPVISHSESGAGMILSSEVLEYPDPEFSDFEKQRAENCFAVNQVWAIYDSSDSMPRFYAWIKKVFNPGFKLRITWLEPDPDEENEQNWVDQNLPVSCGKYCSGSTVVCVERLVFSHRIDPLESFGKYCCLVYPKKGEVWALFKDWDIKWASEPENHQPAYRYDIVEVLTHFGKEVGIWVSHLDKVKGFVSIFKQTARYGVYFYMSSRELYRFSHQIPSAKMTGNEREGVPVGSFELDPASLPTNFYELLDPAADIHDGNLNQTKGSSTSVDAVEEMNTPKFYFS from the exons ATGGAGAAGTTAATTGATTTAGAACTCATTGAGTTGCACAAAACCAATCTGCGAAGAACTATGAATGAGATTCAAGATCGCGCTTCTTCCGTTCTTTTACTTAATCTGCAATGGAAAGAAATGGAGGAAGTTTTGGACTCCGTTCAAAGTTCAGTCGAAGAACGACTCAAAGAAGTGATTTCAAAAGAAGGTGAGATAAAAGAAGGTGCTAACAAGAttgaaagaaaggagaaattggTTAAAGAGCAGTTTGAAACGCTTAAGGTTAAAGCGGAGGAATTAGGGAGGCAGTTTAGGGATTTAGAGGCGGGAAAGAAGTGTTACGAAGAAAGGCTAAGAGAAGTTGAGTTAGCGCAGAAGCAACTTGAAGAGAAACAACAGGAGTTTGTGTTAAAGCAAAAGGTTTTTTGCATGCGTTGTATGGATTTTGAGTTAGAGAAGAAGGAAGTTGAACGACATCGTAAATATCTTGAATTAAGCGTAAAACGAAGTGAGGAGCAACGTGAAGAGGTTAAGTTGATGAAGGAACTGGTAAAAGATATGTTGGAGGAAGTTAGGTTGAAAGAGAAAGATTTGGAGAAGTGCTTGAGTGAGTATGAGTTGAAAGAAGAGCAATTTAGGTTGAAAGAGAAGAGTTTTGAGCAGCGGTGCATGGACTTCGAGTTGCAAGAAAAGGCTATGGAAGAACGTCGCAGAG TCTCCCTTACCGATAGTGAAACTGAAACTGAAGATGCTGTTGGTCCTACAGTCAAAGCTGGAGAGTCTAAAGGGAAGGAAGAGGAACCTGTTAGTAAGACTGATAAAGTGTCTCCGGTTATTAGTCATTCAGAATCAGGTGCAGGTATGATCCTCTCTTCTGAGGTGCTTGAATATCCAGACCCAGAGTTTAGTGATTTTGAGAAGCAGAGGGCAGAGAACTGTTTTGCTGTTAATCAAGTATGGGCTATATATGATTCATCGGATAGCATGCCAAGATTTTATGCATGGATCAAGAAAGTATTCAATCCTGGCTTCAAGTTACGAATTACTTGGCTCGAGCCTGACCCGGACGAGGAAAATGAGCAGAATTGGGTTGATCAGAATCTGCCTGTTTCTTGTGGTAAGTACTGCAGTGGATCAACAGTGGTATGTGTAGAACGTCTAGTGTTCTCTCATCGGATTGATCCCTTAGAATCTTTTGGTAAATACTGTTGCTTGGTGTACCCTAAAAAGGGGGAAGTTTGGGCTCTCTTCAAAGATTGGGATATTAAATGGGCTTCTGAGCCAGAAAACCATCAACCCGCATACCGGTATGATATTGTGGAGGTTCTCACTCATTTTGGCAAGGAAGTGGGCATTTGGGTCTCTCATTTGGACAAAGTGAAAGGGTTTGTTAGTATTTTCAAACAAACTGCACGATATGGGGTTTATTTTTATATGTCATCACGGGAGCTATATAGGTTTTCTCATCAAATTCCATCAGCTAAAATGACTGGTAATGAGAGAGAAGGTGTTCCTGTGGGATCATTTGAGTTGGATCCTGCTTCTCTTCCTACCAACTTTTATGAGTTGCTTGATCCTGCTGCAGACATTCATGATGGAAACCTCAATCAGACCAAAGGAAGTTCTACTTCAGTTGATGCAGTTGAGGAGATGAACACCCCAAAGTTCTACTTCAGTTAG